Sequence from the Vicia villosa cultivar HV-30 ecotype Madison, WI unplaced genomic scaffold, Vvil1.0 ctg.001530F_1_1, whole genome shotgun sequence genome:
TCTAATTCGTGTAAGAGACTAAAAGGACATTATGTATCaactattttcatttttaagaaaTCATAATAAATGTGTGATTATGTTCATGACATCTGTCTTATTTGattcaaaacaactttttcatcaATTTGGAGATCTTAATCTATGATTATGAACCATGGTACAAACATGAATACAATAACACCAATGATATATAAATGCTTAATCTAatctttaataaattttaataacacTTCCTATTTTAGACTGGCTTGGGGCTAGCCTATCGAGAGACACGATCCAATCTAAATCTTTGTCAAGGACAGTCTAAAACACTGGTTCAATATGTTAGGGTCAGTGGAGGACACATTCTCCACATGTTCTATCAATTGTTTTTACGTTTCCCGCGACCAATAAAATGACTGTCTTCTGTAATGGGCAACTCCGCCCACACCTCCTAAAACCACAGGACTGTTGACCCATGATGATGAGCACATGTTGCTCATCTCCATGCTCACATGAGAATCCTAACAGTCATTTGTTATGAGTCTGGATCATCAGCTCATAATGAAGACCATAGGTCAAGCGCTTGAAGCTCACTATAAATGCTCTCCTCTGCGAAAGGGTTAGGTATCCTATTTTCTACCTTTTCACTTGTTCTTACTCGAATTTTAGAGCGTTTGCAGATACACCTCATCCTCCGTTAATTCTATCAAACTTGCGATGTCCAACAGCCACACTTACTTTCTAATCCCAATAAGATCACTTTCCCTCGTGAAATTAAAGTACCTTAGAACCTTAAAAAAAAGGGAAGAAATTGATGTTACAACAAGCAAGCTTTATGAATAAATTAACTTTTACTTTTTTTGGGGTTAACAATGATGAATCAGCAAGAAAAAGGAACAAACTTCAAAACTAACATTTTTACAAACAAGTAATCATCCAATAATTTAAAATGACTGCAGTTATCTTGTTACCATGTAAAAGATTCTAAACattatttaatcacttaaaaagGACAAGAGTAAAATGAGTCATAAGAATCATAATTTAAGGTACTAAAACCATGGATTCTCATTCACTCACACCTAGTAACTGTCCAGGTTGTCATAATAAGGTGCTACACTGACACATATGCCATGCATGTCTGACAGAATGACACTTCACCACCTACtcatgtttttttttatcaatattcTATCACTCGGTGCTTAATGGAACTATTCTAattttcttttccaaattcatacAACAGTaacttttttctctctcttttttccaatttGACCTCACTACTATTAATCTCCTTTCTCTATAAAGCTGCTTATCTTACATCAATGCTTCACCCCTTCATTCTTCAAACCCTTTTTCATAAAAGAAATATTAATCTTAGTGTTCCCTTAGTGGTATTGCATGTGGTGAGGAATCACTTGGTTTAGctttataattaaatcattacCAACTTTATATCTTAAACTCCATCACTTATATCTATATACTTATATAAGCATTCTTCatcttttgtttgtttaaacatctcTTTTCCAAAATCAGAATTGTGATTGGATACTTCATACACTAAAATGGGTGAGGAAGCAAAACAGGTAACATAACTTTTTGAGATTGTTATTCATATTTTTCTCATTTAGTACTTGAGttatatttgaagttttgaacaTATTTTTATCATTGAGTATAGGAGGAACAACCAAAGGTTGAGGTGAAgcaagaagagaagaaagaagaaaagactGAGGAAAAGCAAGTAGAGGAAAAGAAGGAGGAAAagcaagaagaagagaaaaaggaaGAGCCAAAACCACCATCACCATGTGTGCTTTTTGTGGACTTGCATTGTGTAGGATGTGCCAAGAAGATTCAAAGATCTATTATGAAAATGAGAGGTATACATAAATGTTGTATTTTTTGTTACTAGATGTTTATATGCATGAATCATGTGTACTCATTTttgttttgtgtttgttttttaatAGGAGTTGAAGGAGTGGTAATTGACATGGCTAAAAATGAAGTTACTATAAAGGGTATAGTTGAGCCTCAAACTATATGTAATACaattataaagaaaacaaagagaAGAGCAAGTGTTATATCTCCATTGCCTCCAGCAGAAGGAGAACCTATTCCTGAAGTTGTTAATTCTCAGGTAATCATagtatttttctcttttcttgtTAAGAATCATAGATGACAGACAAATAAATTTACAGACACACAGACAGATAAACAGATAAACAAATAAATAGAAAGACAGATAAACAGATAGGCGACCATATAACAAATATGAAAGTTGGTTTCCTATAAATATTTAGTTAGTTAAGTTCTTATAGCATAAATGTTTATCTATCTACGAAGCAATGACACAGATACAAACACAAACACGTATGTTTATAAATGTTTATCTATCTATGAAGCAATGACACAGATACAAACACCGACACATGTTTACACAGATACAAACACAGACACATGTTTATAAATGTTTATCTATCTACGAAGCAGTGACTTTGATACTGACACAGACGCATGTTCGTGACATGTTCttataattattttgtaaattaaaATTACTGTTTTTTTCAGGTTAATGGACCAGAAACAGTGGAACTTAATGTGAACATGCATTGTGAGGCTTGTGCTGAGCAACTCAAGAGAAAGATACTCCAAATGAGAGGTACAATTTTATTTCTTATTCAATTTCAACATGATGGTAGCTATAGTTTTATTTCTCATTGAAAAAGTACATATAGATAAAAGGGGAAGAAATTGACAGCTACTTTCTTCATGATTAAATTCTCTGGTGTCCATTGAAGTTTATATGATTGTGACAAGTTAACttcatgaaaaaaattaaataaaaaaatattgcaaaTGGATCCAATAAAAGGATGAATCATCAATCCTGAATTTGTGCATGTCCATCTTTTCATGTTTTGTATCTTTGAAATTGCCAAGTTAGCATTAATTGATGTTGGACCCTCTTATTGTAGACCCCATGATCCATGTTCTTGCATGAGATTGTGCTTCAAACAGTGAAAGAAATAGTTGTGAGGGAGTGAAAAAATTTTCATCAAATATTTCAGTGATGTCTAATTTTGTCGACAAATAGtgattaaaaattaaacaacTTTAATTTTTtgctgaaaaaaattaaaaaagaaacataGTCTTAAAAATCATTATACATATATGCAAATCCTAACTCAATTGACAAAATATCGATATTGCTGAGTTGGACGTTATTATCAGGGTAAATCCTGAACCTCATAATTATATGCGTGAAcaaggttttaaaaaacagtCTGTTATCGTGAAAACGTCCCTGTTAAAACAGTATTGGAAGATGCCGATGCCGATTTCAATACTGTTTATTCATCATTTTTATGATGAAAAAGAAGTTGTGGTTAATTCATACCACAACGACTGCAATCGGTATTGTAATATCTGTATCAACTAAAATCACAAAAGTCTTTAAGTGTCTGCAACGCGACCATGCTCGTTATTTAAAATTGTGAGTTTCTAATGATTATTACCGAtaattaatggtgaaaatttgtATTGTTTATTGTAGGAGTTCAAACAGCAGTGACAGAGTTTAGCACAGGAAAAGTAACAGTGACAGGAACCATGGATGCAAACAAGCTAGTTGAATATGTCTATAGAAGAACCAAAAAACAAGCAAAAATAGTTCCTCAACCAGAACCTGaaccagaaaagaaagaagaagaaaccaaaaaagaagaagaagaagcaaaaccCGCGGCATCAGAAGAAGCTAAACCAGAAGAGAATAAGAAAGAAGAGGAGAAACCAACAGAAGAACCAAAGAAAGAAGAGGGAGGTGAGAATAGTAAAAATGaggagaaaaaagaagaaaagggaGGTGAAGAAAGCAAAGAAGAAGCAAAGAAAGAAGAGAATAATAATGGTGCTATGGTTAATATTGATGAAGAAGGAATGAAgagaatgatgtattattatCAGTATCCTCCACTCTATGTGATTGAACGTATTCCACCACCTCAATTATTCAGTGATGAAAATCCAAATGCATGTTGCATTTCATAGTACTTTTTGGAGTTTATAATTGGTGGAttatggagggaaaaatgtgtTTAAATGGAATAAGCACTTATGATAATTAAGTTGATTAATGATATATCGTTATGTCTTTTTTTAATGTATGTACGATATATTGTTATATACTAATATACTATAGTTATATATATTAATGTAATGTTGTATAAATGCATGTGATATATGAGTATCTTTTTCAAGTTATTTTTCTCTGCTTGGTTAATTAATGTGATATTAATGTTAAACAATTTTATTATGCTTAGAATGGTTGGTGGCatgtgattttgaaaatgatatactccctccctccgtcccacaatgaatGACCCAGCACACAatttcacacaaattaagaaaagtgtaaaaaagtaagagagataatattatttttaccATAGTACCCTTATCATGTATTGGGAATGGTGAACTTTTTAataattagagggtagaattgaaaaaaatgtattggaAATTAAAATGGATCAGTCATTTTGGGACATTATTTTATTCTAAAtgagtcactcattgtgggacggagggagtagtaaATAACACGGGATGGCTGACAAAACGCATGATTGAAATGAAAAAAGTTGGGTGCTACTACTGCCACATTCAAGAGCCTCACATGTTTTTAGATATACTCACATTATTATTCACTTCACTAAATTCTCTAAAAGAATAATTCAATTTTGGGTTATCGTAAACATGAGGTGGTGATAATTACGATGGAGAGAGaaaatgttatatttattttttaattaattaaaattttgtaattGATGGATTATGTGTAACAGAATTTCTTATGCAAGTGTAGACATTGCAGTGTGAATCAAtagttctttaatataaaaacgtAAAATGCAGCAGTTTTTGCAGTCGGAACTGTATTTTAGCGGCAATTTTTGCGGTTGCGGACCGTATTTTAGCACTCACGGACCGTATTTTAAAATCTTGATCATAAAGTATCAAAAATATTTTGTCTTTGAACTATATTGAAACTAAAACCAAATGAGTAGAGATGGTGGAAAAGGGAACTGATATTTCatggttttttttcttctttttgttaaCTCCCTTTTTCTCTCAAACTTAATTTCAGAattcattttaattcattataaaACAAAAGTGTTATACTAGTTCTTTGAAATGAATAAGTTATATTGACTTAGTCAAACTCAATAGATTTAATAACAAAATACATTTTGAGAATACAAAAAACTAACAAAAAGCATAACACTCAATttattgttgaagaagaagacaaTGATCATAAATAAATTCTTGCATGGAAATAAGTCTAAATTCATATTCTTAGAATCAACCAGTAAGAAGagagaaatttttttaatttattttaattttaattttaattttttttctaatttgatTCATGGGATAGTTgtgattatgaaggagagagaaaatgtTGTGTTTGTGTCTACCTAAAATTTTTTCATAATCATAGTAGTTGctaaactatattttaaaattttaagtgataaaaagaaagaaaatatgaatCGAGATTACAAATATCAAAAATTAGTTTAGAAGTCGACAAGGGTTGGCGGCGGAGTCGACACGATGGCGCAGCGAAGGCCGATAGTGGAGTCGGGTCGGTAGCAAGGCCGACAGTGAGGGCGGCACGGCGGGAGGATGGTTAAAGGTGCATCTGACGTGGCGGGTGCTTCAGTCTGTCAGATCTTGGGCTTGATTATCTCGATTCACATGTATTGGGCTTCATTGTTTTGGTTTGTAGATTTGTTTGTTAATGAGTAATGTTTTGAGCTTGTTATGGATCTGTTGTGTTTCAGCTTTTATAATTAGGTATCGTTATCATTATTTTCTTCAAAACCTTTAGAATTTTAGAGTTGAAAATGGAGAAAAGGATTTGGAAATCCAACTAATAATCTTAGAGAGACATGGATAAATTCTTAAGAGTGTGTTCTTAGAACTTGGTAAACCATTGAAAATATCTAAAGGAGATTGAGAAGCATTTCTAAACACTTTGGGCTTGTGTGATTTATATATAGAGATCAGAGAGattgaaattaaaaatacttGGGTAGAAACTATGGTTTGTTCTCGCGAACTTAGAtaactattttcttgtaactcatttgtaatcttttGTAACAACTATTAGAAGTATAGTGAATCGGAGAGTTGTTCTCCCCCATAGTAGATAATTTGATCAAATTGGATAAACAAATTATTGAGTTCCTTGTCTTTTATCTTCTTCTGCCAAGTTAAGTTGTTGTCTTATTGCATAGAGAGTTATTTTTGTTGAAGGCCATTTATCTTGGTTCACTATTCTTTGTCATCACACATCCATTTTTTGGTATGATTGAACCTTTCCATTTCGCAATAAGTGGTCTCTACCGTGGACAAAAGGGTTTTGTTTACAATTGAGCACCGTAGGTTCCAAATGGAAGATTGAGAAATTTTTACGAGAAAACAATTTTGGATTGTGGAAAGTGGAGATGCAAGAAATTTAACTCAATAAAGTGTATTGAAGCATTGGAGGGTGAGACTTCGATGCCTGCACACCTAACCAAACTAGAGAAGACCGAGATGGTGGATAAGGCCAGAAGTCTCATTATATTGTGCCTCGGGAATAAAATTATAAGGGAAGTCGTTAGGGAGAAGACTTCGGCTTCGATGTGGTAAGAAAatttaatcattgtatatgacTAAGTCTTTGCCTCACAGGTTATATCTAAAACAAAAACTTTATTGATCCCAAATGGTAGAGAATAAATCCATAGTGGAGCAGTTGACTGAATTTCACAAGATCATTAATTATCTAAAGAATAATAAGGTGGAGATTGAATACGAGGGCAATACTCTACTCGTTTTGAGCTCATTAGAGAGATCCTTTAAGAATTTTAGTAATGCCCTTATTAATGGTAAAGAATTCACTATTACTTTGGATGAAAttcaaatccaaaaaaaattcaaaggcaAAAGATTTGAAGATTGACAATAGTGATGAAGGCACAAGTCTCTCAAGAGGAGAAAGTGAACGTAGAGGGATGTCCAAATCAAAGAGGCTTAACAAGTAAATGTTAAAATGATTTGTTTGTCAAAAATCCAGTCATTTCTAAAGGGATTGTCCCGAGAGGAaggaaaatgaaaattttgttcagATTGTTGTTACCTCACATATATAGTTATCATAGTGCTAATGCACTAGTGGTAATGtgtttggaggttgaagaggGTTGGATCATGAGCTTAGGCCgctcttatcacatgtgtctAATAAAAGAATACTTTGAGACTTTGATATTTAAGGAAGATGGAGTAGTTCACCTTGGTGTCAATAAGGATTGCAAGGTTCATGACATTAGTATGATCAGACTTAAAATATTCGATGATCGTGAATTTCTTCTTTATAACGCGAAGTATGTTCTAGAGCTCAAGCAAAATTTGTTAATGATAAAAATGTTTAATGATCTAAACTACTACATTATAGTTTAATATAGGGTGTTGAAGATTTCTCATGGTTAAGTGATAATGGCTTAATGGTCTAAAATATGTGActtatatattttagaaggttccAATGTTATTGTTAATTCATCAACATCTAGTGAAAACTTTCATGAAAATAAAGAGCTATGGGATTTGAGGTCAAGAAATGATGGATGATTAGAGGTTTTCTCATAACACTTTAATGGGATTTGTAGAAGACAATGGATAAAATCTGATTTGACTGTTGAGTTATCATGGAGTTTCTGGACTAAGACTGGTGACAAATTAGAATACCTAATCGATAGATATTTATTTATAGGAATAGACTTCCAAACACTTAAGGAGGTTTCAAGTAGGAAGAGTGTAACCTACTCTATTTGGAATTTTGTCAAAACTTTGCTTATTGATTAAATCAAGCCAATTTTTCTTGATAGTAAAGTTGTGAATTGTGTCCTCAATGGCTATTCAAGGTAGGAAGAATTATGAGTTGTTGGGAATGGAGCTTTTGAGGATCGAATTTCATCAATCACAGATGTATTACTTTTAGTGAGTACCATCAGGGAAAGAACAGTAAAGACCTAAAGATGAAGCTTTTAAAAACCATGGCGAAGAAGACTTTGTTTGATGTGGAGGTTCCTACTATTGATACTACTAGTAGTAAGAGAACGGTTACAGATTCCTTTGATTATCATTTAACTTGTAATAAGGTAAGGAGAGAGATTATACCATCTCAAAGGGACAATTATGCACACCTTGAATGTTATGCTTTGAATGTGCCTGAAGGGTTGGAAAACTAAAAAATATGGATCTCCATGGATGCATCTGAAAGCAAGtggagtaaaagatggttgaaaaACTATACTTCTGAAATTATTAGATTActaaagcaaaacaaaaggtGAATGGAAATTGTTAGGAAAATTCAGGGGGAGGGGGGGTTCAACACGAGGAGCATTTTTATACTTAGGGACTTTccttttgagcaacacacctttgtgagagatgCACTTAAGGTGATAGGCTTGTtcgttctctcacttataaatgctAAGTCTTCACATTCCTAACCAATGTTAGACTTTCTCACACTACTCACACTTGTAATTCTTTTTCAACACAAACAAGTGGATGCAGATGGCATGATCAGGGTTCAAGT
This genomic interval carries:
- the LOC131635646 gene encoding heavy metal-associated isoprenylated plant protein 9-like, which codes for MGEEAKQEEQPKVEVKQEEKKEEKTEEKQVEEKKEEKQEEEKKEEPKPPSPCVLFVDLHCVGCAKKIQRSIMKMRGVEGVVIDMAKNEVTIKGIVEPQTICNTIIKKTKRRASVISPLPPAEGEPIPEVVNSQVNGPETVELNVNMHCEACAEQLKRKILQMRGVQTAVTEFSTGKVTVTGTMDANKLVEYVYRRTKKQAKIVPQPEPEPEKKEEETKKEEEEAKPAASEEAKPEENKKEEEKPTEEPKKEEGGENSKNEEKKEEKGGEESKEEAKKEENNNGAMVNIDEEGMKRMMYYYQYPPLYVIERIPPPQLFSDENPNACCIS